GCGGAGACGACTGCCAGTTCACCGGCGTATTCAGAGCGGACCCAGGCCATGCAGGAGGACGCTGCGGAGCGTACATAAAATCAACCATCACGCTCCAGTGACCCTTGCCGTGGGGTGGTCGTGGTATTCCCCGCAGGCGTTACGTTCATTGCCAGCGAGGACATATCGCTCGACAGGGAATGAGGCGCGACTACTTTACACTGGAGGCGAAGAACATCGACTGGATCGACGACGACGGCGAGCCCGCCCAGCCGCAGGTAACGATCGATTTCGATGGGCCAGGGACGACACTCCGAGAGCGCCTCACGGACGTAAACGGTGACCTGCTCGCCGCCGAAGACACTGACGTCGCCTTCCGGCTTCAATCGCCACCCGATGCCGAGGACGCGGCTGGCGTCGTTAGCGTGACGAACCGGACGACTGGCGACTTCGTCCTCGAACTCAACGAGGACGCCGACGATGTCCTGGCGTTCATTCGGGCTGCACGACGCTACGGCGAGCACGACCCGGACAGTGACGGTCGATACGGTGTCCGATTACGGATCGACGGGGACGAACTGCTGTCATATGATAAAGAGACGTTCCTCGTCTACAACGAGGAGGGGAACTTGCTGCGAAAGCACAGTCTCATCCCGAGCGGCGTCGAGCTGTAGGACGACTTTTTCCGCGCTCACCGACCCCGCCGCCCTTTCGTCTGCCGGTAATCGCTCGCCATTAGCTCGGCAAAGGCTTCGACGAACGCCTGTGTCTGCGCGTCGGTCTGCCTGTCGGGGTCGATCATCGGCATCAACTCGAACCCTCTGCCGCGGATCCGACTGGCGTGATCCGCGACGATATCGAGCTCTTCGACCGGCGTTGTCGTATATTCGGTGCCGATCTCTTCGAGGGCTCG
This DNA window, taken from Natranaeroarchaeum aerophilus, encodes the following:
- a CDS encoding DUF5793 family protein — protein: MRRDYFTLEAKNIDWIDDDGEPAQPQVTIDFDGPGTTLRERLTDVNGDLLAAEDTDVAFRLQSPPDAEDAAGVVSVTNRTTGDFVLELNEDADDVLAFIRAARRYGEHDPDSDGRYGVRLRIDGDELLSYDKETFLVYNEEGNLLRKHSLIPSGVEL